AAATTTGAGAAGCAAATCTATACATTTAATCCATACTGCCAAACTAACGGAGTATGAATGGATTAGGTGTGTAAACACCTAATTACAGGTATAGGAAGTTTGTTTTTGGTGTAATGTTAAGTAAGGTATTGTAAATCAATAATATAGTATTCTCAATATCGTCTTTCTTCACCATTTCTACCGTAGTATGCATATAGCGCAGTGGTAAACTGATCAATGCTGAAGGTGTACCATCATTTGCATAGGCAAATGCATCTGTATCTGTACCCGTGCTACGGCTTACAGCATGCAGCTGGTGAGGAATATCATTCTTCTTTGCTGTTTTAATGATCAGGTCACGCAGAATGTTATGAACCGCCGGGCCATAAGTAATGCTTGGACCGGAACCACATTTGATCTCACCTTCTATGTTCTTGTTGATCATAGGCGTAGTGGTATCATGCGTAACGTCAGTAATGATCGCAACATTTGGCTTAATGCGTTTTGCAATCATCTCAGCACCTCTCAGCCCTACTTCTTCCTGCACTGCATTTACGATGTACAGGCCAAAAGGCAGTTCCTGCTTCTTTTCTTTCAGCATACGTGCTACTTCTGCAATCATAAAACCACCAATGCGGTTATCGATCGCACGGCATACGTAATAGTCATTTGACAGCTCTTCGAAGCCATCTTCGAAAGTTACCACACAGCCCACATGAATACCCAGTTCATCCACTTCCTTACGGCTGCGTGCACCGCAATCCAGGAAGATGTTATCTACTTTCGGTTGGGGCTCTTTGCCTTCTGTACTACGCATACGTGTATGGATAGCCGGCCATCCGAACACTGCCTTTACAGTACCATTTTCAGTATGGATATTCACTCTCTTCGATGGCGCAATCTGCTGATCAGAACCACCATTGCGGATCACATAGATCAATCCTTCAGGAGAAATATAATTTACAAACCAGGAAATTTCGTCGGCATGTGCTTCAATCACCACTTTGAAAGGTGCCTTGGGATTGATAACTCCCACAGCAGAACCATATGCATCTACAAAGTGCTCATCAATGTAAGGCTTCAGATATTCCAGCCACAGTTTCTGTCCTTCCTTCTCAAAACCGGTAGGGGAGGGATTATTCAGGTAATTCCGCAGGAACGTAAGCGCGTCCTTGCTTAATACGGACTTTTGCTTTTTTGACATGCTGTTAAAGTAATTTATGGCACAAAAGTAAGGAAAAGCTATTAGGTGCAAGAACCTTAATTATCATGCAACCACTGCTATATAATGTAGTAATGCAGATAACATAACCAGCCCATCCAGTACAAAGTAATAGTAATAATCAGACTTTGTATGGA
This window of the Chitinophaga sancti genome carries:
- a CDS encoding M42 family metallopeptidase, producing the protein MSKKQKSVLSKDALTFLRNYLNNPSPTGFEKEGQKLWLEYLKPYIDEHFVDAYGSAVGVINPKAPFKVVIEAHADEISWFVNYISPEGLIYVIRNGGSDQQIAPSKRVNIHTENGTVKAVFGWPAIHTRMRSTEGKEPQPKVDNIFLDCGARSRKEVDELGIHVGCVVTFEDGFEELSNDYYVCRAIDNRIGGFMIAEVARMLKEKKQELPFGLYIVNAVQEEVGLRGAEMIAKRIKPNVAIITDVTHDTTTPMINKNIEGEIKCGSGPSITYGPAVHNILRDLIIKTAKKNDIPHQLHAVSRSTGTDTDAFAYANDGTPSALISLPLRYMHTTVEMVKKDDIENTILLIYNTLLNITPKTNFLYL